ATAGGCCAGCTCTTCGGCGTTGCGCACGCAATGCACCAGGATCAGATTGCGAAATTTCTGCCACACCATCGGATCCTGCAAGATCGAGATGAAGGGGCCGAGCCCGGTGCCGGTGGCCAGCATCCACAGATCCTCGCCGTCAACAAAGCGGTCTGCCGTCATGAAGCCGTAGCTAAATTTCTCCACCAGCACCGGATCGCCCGGTTTCAGGATTTTCAACTGTTCGGTGAACTGGCCGCCGGGCACCTGCACCAGGAAATACTCCAGTTCATTTTCGCCGGCGGCCGAGGTGACCGAATATGCGCGCCACAGGGTTTCTGCACCGGCCGTCACGCCGAGGCGGGCGAACTGGCCAGGCGTGAACTGATAGCCGGCCGGGCGCGTGGTACGGAAGGAAAACAGCTTGTCGGTCCAGTTGTGCACGCTGGTGACGGTTTCCGTGCTGGCCTTGAGCGGCGAGACCGCTGGTTTTGGGGGAGTGCTGCTCATGGCAGAGGTTCCTGTAGTGGCCGATCGTGTTGATTGTGCTGGCCGGGTTGATCGTCGTGGATGGCGCCCGGCGCCGCAGTTGCCGGCGCTTTCAGGCGCAAGGCCTGGCGCACCGTGAAAAACGCCAGCAATGGCGCCGCCGCAAAACAGATGAATAGCCATTGTGCCGCATTTGCCGCTCCCGGCAAACCGCCTGGGTCGGCCAAGCCGGCCAGCGAAGTCGCCATGCCGGCGAGGGCGGCGCCGATGGCGGTCGCAAACAGTTGCACTGTGGTTAGTGAATACGCGGCCAGGCTGCCTTCGTCGGGACGCGCGCTGCTCAATATGCTGGCCATCAGATGCGGCATGCCCATGCCGATGCCGAAGCCGACCAGTATCAATGCGATGCACAGCGGCAGCAGGCCGTAGCTGTCCAGCGCGGCGGTCGACGGCAGCATGAACGACAACGCCAGGAGGGCGGCAATCACCACCAGCGGTCCGGCCTTCATGACGAATTGCGCGCGGGCGCCGCCGTAGCTGGAGAAAAGCAGGGCTGCCAGGGTCCAGCCGCAGGACATGATGCCGGTCAGGTAGCCGGCCAGCAGCGGCGAGTGGCCCTGGATCACTTGCAGGAAATACGGCACGTAGATCTCAGTGGTCAGTCCCAGGATCATCAGTATCATGGTGGCGTACAGGGCGCCGATGCGGCTGCGCAGGGAAAATGCGTCGCTGGGCAGCAAGCGCGTTTTTCCTGCACCGCCGCGTTGCTCCAGCCAGGCGATCAGCCCGATCAAGGCAATGCCAAAGACGATGCCGCCGATATTCAATATTGTGCTGCGGAACAGGCTGGCCGCCGACACCGACAGCACCGCAGCCGCCAGCAGCAATATCTTGGTGATGGGAACGCTGCCCGGTTTGTCTTCGGAACGTGTTTCCGCCGGGATTTTCAATGTGAACTGCACCAGCAGCGCAAGTATGACAGCCGCCGGCAACAGCGACCAGAAGGCGCCGCGCCAGCTGCCGGCCTGGGCAAAGATGCCGCCGATAGCCGGGCCGGACAGGGTGGATATGCCCCACATGCCCGACATCAAAGCCATGGCGCGCGACCATAAAGGCGGCGCAAACACCACCCGGATCATGGCGTAGGACAGCGCCACCAGCACGCCGCCGCCGAAGCCCTGGATAGTGCGCGCCAGCAGCAGCCACACCATGTGCGGCGCCAGCGCGCAACCGGCCGAGCCGATGGAAAACACCAGCAAGGCCAGCAGGCAGGCGGCGCGGTAGCCCAGCCATTCCGTCAGGCGCGAGGCCAGGCCGGCGGCGATGATGGAAGCCACCACGAACAGCGAGGTGGCCCAGGCATAGTATTCCAGGCCACCGATATCTTTCACTACCGACGGCAGGATGGTGGTGACGATATAGACGTTGGTGGCATGCATGCCGATGCCGCCGGCCAGCGTCAGCGAGCGCAGGGCGTTGCGTCCCGACAGCAGGTCGGCCCAGCTGGCCGGCGGCGGATCGGTGTTGATGGCGGTAGGTGCAGGCGACATGGTTGAGTCTGTCCAGATTGATGCTGATAAGTTGAAATGGGCGTGCACGCTCTCTGTCGGCGCCAGGCGCCGATGCCACGCGCTCCGCCTTATATTAGA
The sequence above is a segment of the Collimonas sp. PA-H2 genome. Coding sequences within it:
- a CDS encoding MFS transporter, whose product is MSPAPTAINTDPPPASWADLLSGRNALRSLTLAGGIGMHATNVYIVTTILPSVVKDIGGLEYYAWATSLFVVASIIAAGLASRLTEWLGYRAACLLALLVFSIGSAGCALAPHMVWLLLARTIQGFGGGVLVALSYAMIRVVFAPPLWSRAMALMSGMWGISTLSGPAIGGIFAQAGSWRGAFWSLLPAAVILALLVQFTLKIPAETRSEDKPGSVPITKILLLAAAVLSVSAASLFRSTILNIGGIVFGIALIGLIAWLEQRGGAGKTRLLPSDAFSLRSRIGALYATMILMILGLTTEIYVPYFLQVIQGHSPLLAGYLTGIMSCGWTLAALLFSSYGGARAQFVMKAGPLVVIAALLALSFMLPSTAALDSYGLLPLCIALILVGFGIGMGMPHLMASILSSARPDEGSLAAYSLTTVQLFATAIGAALAGMATSLAGLADPGGLPGAANAAQWLFICFAAAPLLAFFTVRQALRLKAPATAAPGAIHDDQPGQHNQHDRPLQEPLP
- a CDS encoding ferredoxin--NADP reductase, which translates into the protein MSSTPPKPAVSPLKASTETVTSVHNWTDKLFSFRTTRPAGYQFTPGQFARLGVTAGAETLWRAYSVTSAAGENELEYFLVQVPGGQFTEQLKILKPGDPVLVEKFSYGFMTADRFVDGEDLWMLATGTGLGPFISILQDPMVWQKFRNLILVHCVRNAEELAYQELLASLPQRPELAAGGARLQLIRATTRDAAAAPGNLHGRITALLTSGALEAAAGLAITVEASRIMMCGNPEMITETRDILHQRGLRPCRRAVPGQFVTEDYW